One Armatimonadia bacterium DNA window includes the following coding sequences:
- a CDS encoding response regulator, protein MARKILVVDDERHIVRLVEVNLQRAGYDVVTAYDGVEALEKVKAEKPDMIVLDVMMPRKDGFEVLQDLQGNPATADIPVIMLTAKAQDADVFKGWQSGVSSYLTKPFNPRELLTFVERIFQSLDEGPAGGDDQSVWEV, encoded by the coding sequence ATGGCGAGGAAGATCCTTGTCGTTGATGACGAGCGTCACATCGTCCGCCTAGTCGAAGTTAACCTGCAGCGCGCCGGCTATGATGTGGTCACGGCCTATGACGGCGTCGAAGCGCTCGAGAAGGTCAAGGCTGAGAAGCCTGACATGATCGTCCTGGACGTTATGATGCCGCGCAAAGATGGTTTCGAAGTGCTGCAGGATCTCCAGGGAAACCCGGCTACGGCGGATATCCCGGTCATCATGCTGACGGCCAAAGCTCAGGACGCCGACGTCTTCAAGGGATGGCAGTCCGGGGTTAGCTCCTACCTGACCAAGCCCTTCAACCCCCGCGAGTTGCTGACCTTTGTCGAGCGCATCTTCCAGAGCCTAGACGAAGGGCCTGCCGGCGGCGACGACCAGAGCGTCTGGGAAGTCTGA
- a CDS encoding response regulator — protein sequence MPATAAQAHRVLALHAEATALEEYDLALGGRTPSQAGVPPAPQGGPGPTGPGADQTCPLSFELSAYQDAAAAVEAVRHSLAADDPFTIAFIDAHLPPGLDGVRVTREILALDPELTVVLLTEGSVEGLNDLAGQLGATSTVLYARRPLAACEIRQFAEVICARRQEAADSQRAQTRLERLLARQKEELQQVTDQLLRDLAGLTMAEADLREREECTRGLLEHIPGVSIQGYDEDGTIRYWNRACADIFGYPAAEALGRHIDHLGLPEEVMESHREALRLGTGATHSGALMPAYEGTVRRVDGHATDVYTIHTVVVAPGNNAQVFRIDLDLTERRRAEEALRRSEKLAAVGTLAAGVAHNFNNLLAVIMGHAQLALREPPGTVQTKRFTSIEQACRRGAELVRGLHTYAAGGSTATSPFDLRDLVAEVLHFSRPLWKDEPDRKGLPLVLLHDLQPTGQVRASESELADGLLCLLTNAVQAMPEGGTLTIRTWAEGTQACLSVSDTGIGMSPGTQARIFTPFFTTKGPRSHGLGLAALHGLLSRLDGTIDVDSREGAGATFVVRIPCMTAPDTLQGDDTGALAEASQQQSVVLVVDDDLEVGVVLSGMIQALGHKACSATSGQQALSLLATHKVDLVITDLGMPEMNGWDLAALIAKHYPDTPVVLLTGWGVEFSADQTEPSGVCGVLRKPLRLDALREALAGHITAPVVRQEG from the coding sequence GTGCCTGCGACCGCTGCCCAAGCCCATCGCGTACTCGCACTCCACGCCGAGGCAACGGCCCTGGAGGAGTACGACCTCGCACTGGGAGGTCGAACCCCATCGCAGGCGGGCGTCCCGCCGGCGCCCCAGGGAGGCCCTGGGCCGACCGGTCCAGGTGCTGATCAGACTTGCCCTCTCAGCTTCGAGTTGAGCGCGTACCAGGACGCGGCCGCAGCAGTCGAGGCCGTGCGTCATTCCCTCGCCGCCGACGATCCCTTCACCATCGCCTTTATCGACGCCCACCTGCCACCAGGTCTTGACGGGGTGCGAGTGACGCGAGAGATCCTCGCTCTTGATCCCGAACTGACGGTCGTGCTGCTGACAGAGGGGTCTGTGGAGGGGCTCAACGACCTGGCGGGACAGCTCGGAGCTACGAGTACTGTACTCTACGCGCGGAGGCCGCTGGCCGCTTGCGAGATCCGCCAATTCGCCGAGGTCATCTGTGCCCGCCGGCAGGAAGCCGCCGATTCGCAGCGTGCCCAGACCCGGCTTGAGCGTCTTCTGGCTCGCCAGAAGGAGGAGCTGCAGCAGGTGACGGACCAGTTGCTGCGCGACCTCGCAGGGCTCACCATGGCCGAGGCGGATCTGCGCGAGCGCGAGGAGTGTACCCGCGGGCTCCTGGAGCACATCCCCGGCGTGTCGATTCAGGGCTATGACGAGGACGGGACGATCCGCTACTGGAACCGTGCCTGTGCCGACATCTTCGGCTACCCGGCGGCTGAGGCTCTCGGGCGCCACATCGATCATCTGGGGTTGCCCGAAGAGGTGATGGAGAGCCATCGTGAGGCGCTGCGACTGGGCACCGGCGCTACGCACTCGGGTGCCCTCATGCCTGCGTACGAAGGCACCGTCCGTCGTGTTGACGGTCACGCGACCGATGTATACACGATCCACACGGTCGTTGTGGCGCCGGGGAACAACGCGCAGGTATTCCGCATCGACCTTGACCTGACGGAGCGCAGACGTGCGGAGGAGGCCCTGCGACGCTCTGAGAAGCTGGCCGCCGTTGGGACTCTTGCTGCCGGCGTCGCCCACAACTTCAACAACCTCCTCGCGGTCATCATGGGCCACGCGCAACTGGCGCTACGGGAACCGCCGGGGACCGTGCAGACGAAACGTTTCACCTCGATTGAGCAGGCCTGTCGCCGCGGGGCCGAGTTGGTGCGTGGGCTGCACACCTATGCAGCCGGTGGCAGCACAGCGACGAGCCCCTTCGATCTCCGCGACCTGGTCGCTGAGGTGTTGCATTTCTCGCGACCGCTCTGGAAGGATGAGCCCGATCGGAAAGGACTACCCCTGGTGCTGCTGCACGACCTGCAGCCAACGGGCCAGGTGCGCGCCTCGGAGTCTGAGCTGGCGGATGGGCTGTTGTGCCTGCTCACGAATGCGGTGCAGGCCATGCCCGAGGGCGGCACCCTCACGATCCGGACCTGGGCGGAGGGGACACAGGCGTGCCTGTCGGTTTCCGACACAGGCATCGGCATGTCACCAGGTACGCAGGCACGGATCTTCACGCCCTTCTTCACGACCAAAGGGCCGCGTTCTCACGGCCTGGGCCTGGCTGCTCTCCATGGACTGCTCTCCCGGCTAGACGGCACAATCGACGTGGACAGCCGCGAGGGTGCCGGTGCTACCTTCGTTGTCAGGATCCCGTGCATGACGGCCCCCGACACGCTGCAGGGAGACGACACAGGGGCTCTTGCCGAAGCCAGTCAGCAGCAGAGCGTCGTGCTCGTGGTGGACGATGACCTTGAAGTGGGGGTCGTACTTTCCGGCATGATACAGGCTCTGGGACACAAGGCCTGCAGTGCAACCAGCGGCCAACAGGCCCTGTCCCTTCTGGCCACGCACAAGGTCGACCTGGTGATCACGGATCTGGGGATGCCCGAGATGAACGGCTGGGACTTGGCCGCTCTGATCGCCAAGCACTACCCCGACACCCCAGTAGTCCTCTTGACTGGCTGGGGTGTCGAGTTCTCGGCTGATCAGACAGAGCCTTCGGGCGTGTGTGGGGTGCTGCGCAAGCCTCTGAGACTGGATGCCCTGCGCGAGGCTCTTGCGGGGCACATCACAGCGCCGGTGGTCAGGCAGGAAGGCTGA
- a CDS encoding alkaline phosphatase family protein — translation MARAERAVFLGLDAMVPTMVERFLAEGAMPNLARLIGHGVFTRIRPAIPAQTPTNWTTLATGATPGNHGVVQWGSHLPGEPVWEYHRAEAFNAGLCRAEYLWETAARAGMRSVVVNYAGYPPTTEMAVHLDRLFQPARSYYDLAAPTVYHNLPDQQGGTLIELREATGWTNTPESKLPLLETEVEVLTATEGTGPRYQVLIWSQGGGYDTVTIAQSKDLQTQVAELSAREWSGWLRAPFTTADQGDCEGAFRFKLLEIAPDASVLRLFRLDAFPTDGRIISNPWLGQRLTEVLGPYLHAGGTCGLHCHGLLGFDTVDQVMGAEASRWAKAVHLAVEELDASLVYLHWHILDEMGHTFQARVDPTGTDYDPGNLEENWEILRDYYRAADRFVGAFVEELTDGQTVFAVASDHGTPANAKAVSLLNLFKTRGWVALSDDGRHVDWKRSKVFLSQNHLWVNLQGRDEGGIVPQGEYEDLRREVLTALRDLKDPDTGCHVLPIVLAREDAPMIGLWGEYIGDIVFVYAGGYRWSGDETLRLGEERLIFPCGGGNHGPMIPTYETEVSSVMGALILSGAGVKRGVKVPRDAQFSYTTADVAPTLAHLLGLAPPAQNEGRILHEFVQGSTSQRPDHPLVPTDRPVVKAPARHPQRPALQGDVTDEQ, via the coding sequence GTGGCAAGAGCAGAGCGTGCGGTCTTCCTCGGTCTTGATGCGATGGTCCCCACGATGGTCGAACGTTTCCTGGCTGAAGGAGCCATGCCCAACCTGGCCCGGCTGATCGGCCACGGAGTCTTCACCAGGATTCGTCCTGCCATCCCCGCCCAGACACCCACCAACTGGACCACCCTCGCTACAGGCGCTACTCCAGGAAACCACGGGGTTGTGCAGTGGGGATCGCACCTGCCGGGCGAGCCAGTCTGGGAGTACCACCGGGCTGAGGCTTTCAATGCTGGACTGTGTCGGGCCGAGTACCTCTGGGAGACCGCAGCCAGAGCAGGGATGCGGAGTGTCGTCGTCAACTACGCCGGGTATCCCCCGACCACCGAGATGGCAGTCCACCTTGACCGCCTCTTCCAGCCTGCTCGCTCGTACTACGACCTCGCCGCTCCGACGGTGTACCACAATCTCCCCGACCAGCAGGGCGGCACGCTGATCGAGCTGCGTGAGGCTACCGGCTGGACCAACACTCCGGAGAGCAAGCTCCCGCTGCTTGAGACCGAGGTCGAGGTGCTCACGGCAACCGAGGGAACCGGCCCCCGCTACCAGGTCCTGATCTGGAGCCAGGGCGGCGGCTACGACACCGTCACGATCGCGCAGTCCAAGGACCTCCAGACGCAGGTAGCCGAGCTCTCCGCGCGCGAATGGAGCGGCTGGCTCCGCGCACCCTTCACCACCGCCGACCAGGGAGACTGCGAAGGCGCCTTCCGCTTCAAGCTCCTGGAGATCGCCCCTGACGCTTCAGTTCTGCGGCTGTTCCGCCTGGACGCCTTCCCCACCGACGGCCGGATCATCTCCAACCCCTGGTTGGGTCAGCGCCTGACCGAGGTCCTGGGCCCGTACCTGCACGCGGGAGGCACCTGTGGTCTGCATTGCCACGGCCTGCTGGGCTTTGACACCGTGGACCAAGTCATGGGTGCCGAGGCGAGCCGCTGGGCGAAGGCCGTCCACCTGGCCGTCGAGGAGCTCGACGCCTCACTCGTGTACCTGCACTGGCACATCCTCGACGAGATGGGACACACCTTCCAGGCTCGCGTCGATCCGACGGGCACCGACTACGATCCGGGCAACCTGGAGGAGAACTGGGAGATCCTGCGCGACTACTACAGGGCGGCGGACCGCTTCGTCGGTGCCTTCGTCGAGGAGCTCACGGATGGCCAGACGGTGTTCGCCGTTGCCTCTGACCACGGAACGCCGGCCAATGCCAAAGCGGTATCCCTCCTCAACCTGTTCAAGACGCGCGGCTGGGTCGCCCTGAGTGATGACGGCCGGCACGTGGACTGGAAGCGCAGCAAGGTCTTCCTGTCTCAGAACCACCTCTGGGTCAACCTTCAGGGGCGCGACGAGGGCGGAATCGTGCCGCAGGGCGAGTACGAGGACCTGCGCAGGGAGGTCCTAACGGCCCTCCGAGACCTCAAAGACCCTGACACCGGGTGTCATGTTCTTCCGATCGTTCTAGCACGGGAAGACGCACCAATGATCGGTCTGTGGGGCGAGTACATCGGCGACATCGTGTTCGTCTACGCCGGAGGGTACCGGTGGTCAGGCGACGAGACCTTGCGGCTGGGCGAAGAGCGTCTGATCTTCCCCTGCGGCGGCGGTAACCACGGTCCGATGATTCCGACCTACGAGACCGAGGTCTCCTCCGTCATGGGCGCGCTCATTCTGTCCGGGGCGGGCGTCAAGCGCGGTGTGAAGGTGCCCAGGGACGCGCAGTTCAGCTATACCACTGCGGACGTCGCGCCGACCCTGGCTCACCTTCTGGGTCTTGCGCCGCCCGCGCAGAACGAGGGCAGAATCCTGCACGAGTTCGTCCAGGGCAGCACCAGCCAGCGCCCGGACCATCCCCTGGTCCCAACCGACCGCCCAGTCGTGAAGGCACCGGCACGACACCCTCAGCGTCCAGCGCTCCAGGGCGACGTTACTGACGAGCAGTGA
- a CDS encoding alpha/beta hydrolase family protein, with translation MALAHMNYYNKALQKEVAFYALLPDRQEAPGPYPVYYLLHGLSDDYTAWLRWTSIERYVRSLPLIVVLPDGDRCWYSNMPDGPKYEDALVQDLIPFVDKWLPTVAEGKGRVIGGLSMGGYGSMKLALKYPEMFCSVAGHSGAYGFVKKGDTALSEEDCPFVLAEKLDASKAPAIRFDCGTEDFLIQHNRDFDAHLTKLGIAHEYEEFPGTHNWGYWDEHVQQAIAFHCKALGISLPA, from the coding sequence ATGGCTTTGGCCCACATGAACTACTACAACAAGGCGCTGCAGAAGGAAGTCGCCTTCTACGCGCTGCTTCCAGACCGCCAGGAGGCACCCGGACCTTACCCCGTCTACTACCTGCTCCATGGGCTGTCCGACGACTACACAGCCTGGCTGCGCTGGACGAGCATCGAGCGCTATGTACGCTCTCTGCCCCTGATCGTCGTGCTGCCCGACGGCGACCGCTGCTGGTACTCCAACATGCCCGACGGGCCGAAGTACGAGGACGCCCTGGTCCAGGACCTGATCCCCTTCGTCGACAAGTGGCTGCCGACCGTCGCCGAGGGGAAGGGACGGGTGATCGGTGGGCTCTCGATGGGCGGCTACGGCTCGATGAAGCTGGCTCTGAAGTACCCGGAGATGTTCTGCAGCGTGGCGGGCCACAGCGGTGCCTACGGCTTCGTGAAGAAGGGCGACACGGCACTGTCGGAGGAGGATTGCCCCTTCGTCCTGGCGGAGAAGCTGGACGCCTCAAAGGCCCCGGCGATCCGCTTCGACTGCGGCACCGAGGACTTCCTGATCCAGCACAACCGTGACTTCGACGCCCACCTGACCAAGCTGGGCATCGCGCACGAGTACGAGGAATTCCCAGGCACCCACAACTGGGGCTACTGGGACGAGCACGTTCAGCAGGCCATCGCCTTCCACTGCAAGGCCCTGGGGATCAGCCTTCCTGCCTGA
- a CDS encoding sugar-binding domain-containing protein, which yields MHRISRGCLAAVLAVVASTVCMAGPAPRPEHPRPDLRRDLWLNLNGTWQFEVDQEATGEQRGLMTGHDLARTITVPFCPESKLSGVANTDFMTQVWYRRTFEVPANMEGKRLLLNFGAVDWEARVWLNGVYVGSHRGGYTPFRFDVTKQAKEGTNELVLQVKDDTRSGLQATGKQSHRPESYGCLYTRTTGIWQTVWLEAAGDTWVQSLTVTPDVQGRRAVVQAQIGGPSTGATVRVAAYDAGKVVAEETVPAAWRSTLAVLPITQPKLWEPGSPNLYDLRVTIEREGKVVDEVWGYFGMRTLRVEGNRVLLNDKPVFQRLVLDQGFYPEGIYTAPTDDALRGDIELSMAAGFNGARLHQKVFEPRLLYWADRLGYLVWGEYPSWGVNLDDPAALTQVMVEWQEVLARDRNHPSIVGWCPLNETGSNVGAARAQQLLAVTQLVDPSRPFLDTSGYVHFVPETDVYDCHDYNQNPDGFRARYSLFSLTGANAWNNRPEDPRSAYRGQPYFVSEYGGTRLQAAGEGQEKAWGYGAATTSTQEFLVRYKGLTDALLDNPNMFGFCYTQLTDIEQEQNGVYFYDRRPKYDPALLKAINSRPAAYETQPPRLAELHPQVLLPTSQQKPQTWRYTMDKPEGEWMAVAYDDRVWKTGPGGFGTTTTPGAVVGTEWKTEDLWLRQEFTVADNKMTLGLLEIHHDEDADVYLNGKLLATLTGFTTDYGVVEVTEALRKALVPGRNVLAVHCHQTVGGQFLDAGLSVQ from the coding sequence ATGCACAGAATCTCACGAGGCTGCCTGGCAGCCGTTCTCGCAGTAGTGGCGTCGACGGTCTGCATGGCTGGACCGGCGCCACGCCCCGAGCACCCAAGGCCGGATTTGCGCCGTGACCTGTGGCTGAACCTCAACGGGACCTGGCAGTTCGAGGTCGACCAGGAGGCCACCGGCGAGCAGCGCGGTCTCATGACCGGCCACGACCTTGCCCGGACGATCACGGTCCCCTTCTGCCCCGAGAGCAAGCTGTCCGGTGTCGCCAACACCGACTTCATGACTCAGGTATGGTACCGCCGCACCTTCGAGGTACCGGCCAACATGGAGGGCAAGCGCCTACTCCTGAACTTCGGCGCAGTCGACTGGGAGGCCCGCGTCTGGCTCAACGGCGTGTATGTGGGGAGCCATCGTGGCGGCTACACACCCTTCCGCTTCGACGTGACGAAGCAGGCGAAGGAAGGCACTAACGAGCTGGTGCTCCAGGTCAAGGATGACACCCGGTCCGGGCTCCAGGCAACCGGCAAACAGTCGCACCGGCCGGAGAGCTATGGCTGCCTGTACACGCGCACCACGGGCATCTGGCAGACGGTCTGGCTGGAGGCGGCCGGTGACACCTGGGTGCAGAGCTTGACAGTGACCCCGGATGTGCAGGGACGCCGCGCGGTTGTTCAGGCCCAGATTGGTGGGCCCTCGACGGGTGCGACGGTTCGCGTTGCCGCCTATGACGCCGGTAAGGTCGTGGCGGAGGAGACGGTTCCGGCTGCCTGGCGCTCGACTCTCGCAGTCCTGCCAATCACACAGCCGAAGCTGTGGGAGCCCGGCTCGCCGAACCTGTATGACTTGCGCGTGACGATCGAGCGTGAGGGGAAAGTGGTGGACGAGGTCTGGGGCTACTTCGGCATGCGAACACTCCGAGTAGAGGGCAACCGGGTACTGCTCAATGACAAGCCGGTCTTCCAGCGTCTGGTGCTGGATCAGGGCTTCTACCCGGAGGGCATCTACACGGCCCCCACTGACGACGCGCTGCGCGGCGACATCGAACTGTCGATGGCGGCCGGCTTCAACGGAGCGCGGCTGCACCAGAAGGTCTTCGAGCCCCGCCTGCTGTACTGGGCCGACCGACTCGGCTATCTCGTCTGGGGTGAATACCCGAGCTGGGGTGTCAATCTGGACGACCCGGCGGCCCTCACCCAGGTCATGGTCGAGTGGCAGGAAGTCCTCGCTCGCGATCGCAATCACCCCAGCATCGTCGGATGGTGCCCGCTCAACGAGACCGGCAGCAATGTGGGGGCAGCCAGGGCCCAGCAGCTCCTCGCCGTGACGCAGTTGGTCGATCCGAGCCGGCCCTTCCTGGACACGAGTGGCTATGTCCACTTCGTCCCCGAGACCGACGTGTACGACTGCCACGACTACAACCAGAATCCCGACGGCTTCCGCGCCCGGTACAGCCTGTTCTCGCTGACCGGTGCAAACGCCTGGAACAACCGGCCGGAGGATCCGCGCAGCGCCTACCGCGGCCAGCCCTACTTTGTCAGCGAGTACGGCGGAACACGCCTCCAGGCCGCCGGAGAGGGCCAGGAGAAGGCCTGGGGCTACGGTGCGGCCACCACCAGTACACAGGAGTTCCTGGTGCGCTACAAGGGCCTGACGGACGCCCTGCTGGACAACCCGAACATGTTTGGCTTCTGCTACACCCAGCTCACCGACATTGAGCAGGAGCAGAACGGCGTGTACTTCTACGACCGGCGGCCGAAGTACGACCCGGCCCTCCTCAAGGCGATCAACTCACGCCCCGCTGCCTACGAGACGCAGCCGCCACGATTGGCGGAACTCCACCCACAGGTGCTACTGCCGACCTCGCAGCAGAAGCCGCAGACCTGGCGCTACACAATGGACAAGCCCGAGGGTGAATGGATGGCCGTGGCCTATGACGACCGCGTCTGGAAGACGGGCCCTGGTGGCTTCGGCACCACGACCACGCCTGGCGCCGTCGTGGGAACTGAGTGGAAGACGGAGGACCTGTGGCTGCGGCAGGAGTTCACGGTAGCGGACAACAAGATGACGCTTGGGCTACTGGAGATCCATCACGACGAGGACGCCGACGTCTACCTCAATGGCAAGCTGCTGGCGACCCTCACCGGGTTCACGACGGACTACGGGGTGGTTGAGGTAACGGAGGCACTTCGGAAGGCACTAGTTCCGGGCCGCAACGTGCTGGCCGTTCATTGCCATCAGACCGTTGGCGGACAGTTCCTTGACGCAGGGCTGAGTGTGCAGTAG